A genome region from candidate division KSB1 bacterium includes the following:
- a CDS encoding capsule assembly Wzi family protein yields the protein MTVLELWQNYFGNKFAFNFGFLWTDPLGIENLNLKAEYTRIDPFVYAHKDSINIYTHYDKIIGHPLGPDSDSAYLGMQSYLHRDFSVSTFYEKIRQADGYPDTHSRPEQGEEKNFLDGRFETRHKIGVKIQNQIRRDIFVSASYTYIHINDANLKPGKTATDQTACFQLSFNY from the coding sequence ATGACCGTACTTGAACTTTGGCAAAACTATTTCGGGAATAAATTCGCGTTCAATTTCGGATTCTTATGGACTGATCCCCTGGGTATTGAAAACCTGAATCTCAAAGCAGAATACACCCGAATTGATCCATTCGTGTATGCGCACAAAGATTCGATCAATATCTATACCCACTACGACAAAATCATCGGGCACCCGCTGGGTCCTGACTCGGACTCTGCCTACCTTGGCATGCAATCATATCTGCATCGTGATTTTTCTGTCAGTACCTTTTATGAAAAAATCAGGCAAGCGGACGGTTATCCGGATACACACTCACGGCCTGAACAAGGAGAAGAGAAGAATTTCCTGGACGGTCGCTTTGAAACCCGGCACAAAATTGGTGTAAAAATACAAAATCAAATCCGGCGGGATATTTTTGTATCCGCTTCCTATACATATATCCATATCAATGACGCGAATCTGAAACCCGGTAAAACAGCGACAGATCAGACAGCCTGTTTTCAACTATCATTTAATTATTAA
- a CDS encoding glycosyltransferase, with protein sequence MLFAHIFILLTVLYCLMILLFLTGLYRNRPAHNPEKLRVSVIIAARNEESYISHVLNDLLNQNYPQELYDITVVDDCSTDRTCEIVKSFEQAHDNIRCIRLENVPEDFSPKKYALEQAVKESKGDIILTTDADCRLAPDWIRGMVRYFAPETAFVIGFSQLTRPDKTYNLIEHLQSFDFLEMMGAAAGTANLGYPLAASGQNMGYRKSVFHKIGGYSRVKHRISGDDVLLLNLIRKYTNHKIAFASHPDTFVFSHPQPTLAALLNQRIRWASNGSYQIQLNFLFFIYLLLVYIFNLMLLIALPLSLLLPSSIPVTLACLASRFIFEGALAMKSVKFFNRRDLLPYFSLWFFAQIPYIIYVGLLGTFGRFKWKERVHSADSGYCP encoded by the coding sequence ATGCTTTTTGCACATATTTTTATCCTGTTAACTGTTCTATACTGTTTAATGATTCTTTTATTTCTAACAGGATTGTACCGGAACAGACCGGCGCACAATCCGGAAAAATTACGGGTATCTGTGATCATTGCCGCCCGTAATGAAGAATCATATATCAGTCATGTGTTGAATGACTTGCTCAATCAGAATTACCCGCAAGAGCTTTACGATATAACAGTGGTGGATGATTGTTCAACAGACCGTACCTGCGAAATTGTAAAATCTTTTGAACAGGCCCATGACAACATCCGCTGTATCCGACTTGAGAACGTTCCGGAAGATTTCAGTCCCAAAAAATACGCACTGGAACAAGCTGTAAAGGAATCCAAAGGTGATATTATTTTAACGACAGACGCGGATTGTCGACTCGCACCGGACTGGATCCGGGGCATGGTTCGATACTTTGCACCGGAGACCGCCTTTGTCATAGGATTCTCGCAACTGACCCGTCCTGACAAAACATACAATCTGATAGAACACCTCCAATCGTTTGATTTTTTAGAAATGATGGGAGCCGCCGCAGGCACAGCCAACCTCGGATATCCACTCGCTGCCAGCGGACAAAATATGGGATACCGCAAATCTGTTTTCCATAAAATTGGAGGATATTCCCGGGTTAAGCATCGGATTTCCGGAGATGACGTTCTGCTGCTGAACCTGATCCGAAAGTATACAAACCATAAAATCGCATTCGCATCGCATCCGGATACCTTTGTGTTCTCGCACCCGCAGCCCACCCTCGCAGCCCTGCTCAACCAACGAATCCGCTGGGCCTCCAACGGATCGTATCAAATTCAATTGAATTTTTTATTTTTCATCTACCTGTTGCTTGTTTATATCTTTAACCTCATGCTGCTTATCGCGTTACCCCTGAGCCTGTTGTTGCCGTCAAGTATCCCGGTCACATTGGCCTGTCTGGCCTCGCGCTTTATCTTTGAAGGAGCGCTGGCCATGAAAAGTGTAAAATTTTTCAACCGGAGAGACCTGCTGCCGTATTTCAGTCTCTGGTTTTTTGCCCAGATACCCTATATCATTTACGTTGGACTTTTGGGGACGTTCGGGCGTTTCAAATGGAAAGAACGCGTGCACTCGGCGGATTCAGGATATTGCCCATGA
- a CDS encoding phosphoribosylaminoimidazolesuccinocarboxamide synthase: MGLNFDALKKINEGKTKVIYENPDDASSVYMVFKDDITAGDGVKHDVIEGKAQVDWQTNKDIFEYLNRKGIRTHYIDSPQNRVSLVKKLDRKIDLEVVTRRVAAGSILKWNNKVKEGDRFDPLITQFHYKDDSLHDPMLDAVFVDYIIKAKNGTEFLQMQDINDQVFKVLEDAFARVGVQLVDFKLEYGIIDGAVTLIDEITGGSFRLWPFASETPDLQKTNVLSELNPAGRLDKDNYRMGGDLQDVQDKFQAIAQLTQKFVEF; encoded by the coding sequence ATGGGATTGAATTTTGACGCATTGAAGAAAATAAATGAAGGAAAAACCAAAGTTATCTATGAAAATCCGGATGATGCATCCAGCGTGTATATGGTGTTCAAGGATGACATTACGGCGGGCGATGGTGTCAAGCACGATGTCATTGAAGGCAAGGCTCAGGTGGATTGGCAGACGAACAAGGATATTTTCGAGTATCTTAATCGAAAGGGAATCCGTACTCACTATATTGACAGCCCTCAAAATAGAGTGAGTCTGGTGAAAAAACTGGATCGCAAGATCGATCTGGAAGTCGTTACCCGCCGTGTGGCTGCCGGGTCTATTCTCAAATGGAACAATAAAGTTAAAGAAGGCGACCGCTTTGATCCGCTGATCACGCAATTTCACTACAAAGATGACTCTCTGCACGATCCCATGCTGGATGCGGTTTTTGTGGATTACATCATCAAAGCGAAAAACGGAACAGAATTTCTTCAGATGCAGGACATTAATGACCAGGTGTTCAAGGTGCTTGAAGATGCGTTTGCACGTGTCGGGGTCCAGCTTGTCGATTTTAAACTGGAATACGGGATCATTGACGGCGCTGTCACTTTGATCGATGAAATAACCGGCGGATCGTTTCGATTGTGGCCGTTTGCAAGCGAGACTCCCGATTTGCAAAAAACGAATGTTCTGTCTGAATTGAACCCCGCCGGCCGGCTGGACAAGGATAATTACCGAATGGGAGGGGATTTACAGGATGTTCAGGATAAATTTCAGGCTATTGCTCAATTAACGCAAAAATTTGTTGAATTTTAG
- a CDS encoding glycosyltransferase, producing the protein MIALVLALLYMCFGLFMFGSIRKIRYPLSVLPSVSVIVACKNEAKTLQTSLNSLTKLDYPSDKLEIIMVDDGSQDNSFDIIQAFVCKNNKISCLRLDPLEKTKSGKAGAIMKGIEKSSGEFIFITDADCSVPPTWIKGLLSAFDAQTGIAGGFTLAPPRLAVFQKMQNIDLLYLLSVASSTSALDKPTSWVGNNIAVRREAYDSIGGYAALDDSLVEDFALIAALDKQTRWKSCFCPSPQTAVQSRPPQTLRDWYNQRKRWACGIPQMRPLGLMIMILSFLAHLGVLVSVFKSPFSLFLLCIFIMICIDYALIYKTSRYLQYSFNLIHFVFFQFYYFAYSSLLPFFLFFDRTVVWKGLTYRTRNKRQVRV; encoded by the coding sequence ATGATTGCCCTCGTATTGGCATTGCTGTATATGTGTTTCGGACTGTTTATGTTCGGGTCTATCAGAAAAATCCGCTATCCTCTATCCGTTCTTCCTTCAGTATCGGTCATTGTTGCATGTAAAAATGAAGCAAAAACCCTGCAAACCAGCTTGAATTCATTGACCAAACTGGATTACCCATCAGACAAACTTGAAATTATCATGGTCGATGATGGATCTCAGGATAACTCGTTTGACATCATTCAGGCATTTGTGTGCAAAAACAATAAAATATCCTGTTTACGACTGGATCCTCTTGAAAAAACAAAATCCGGCAAGGCGGGCGCCATCATGAAAGGAATCGAAAAAAGCAGCGGAGAGTTTATATTTATAACGGACGCCGACTGTTCCGTCCCCCCAACCTGGATCAAAGGTTTGCTCTCAGCTTTTGACGCTCAAACCGGTATCGCGGGAGGATTTACTCTGGCGCCGCCCCGTCTCGCTGTTTTTCAAAAGATGCAAAATATAGATCTTTTATATCTGCTCAGCGTCGCATCCTCAACTTCAGCCCTTGACAAACCCACCAGCTGGGTGGGTAACAATATCGCTGTCCGAAGAGAGGCGTACGACAGCATAGGCGGTTATGCAGCCCTGGATGACAGTCTGGTGGAGGATTTTGCATTAATTGCAGCGCTGGACAAACAAACCCGATGGAAAAGCTGCTTTTGTCCCTCTCCCCAAACTGCAGTTCAAAGCAGGCCCCCTCAAACCCTGCGGGACTGGTACAATCAACGCAAACGCTGGGCCTGCGGAATTCCGCAAATGCGCCCCCTCGGTCTGATGATCATGATTTTGAGCTTTCTGGCACACCTGGGAGTGCTTGTCTCCGTGTTTAAAAGTCCGTTCTCCCTTTTTCTGCTTTGTATTTTCATTATGATCTGCATTGATTATGCCCTGATTTATAAAACATCACGGTATTTGCAGTATTCATTCAACTTGATACACTTTGTATTTTTTCAATTTTACTACTTTGCTTACTCGAGCTTACTGCCGTTCTTTCTATTCTTTGACCGCACTGTTGTCTGGAAAGGCCTTACCTATCGCACCCGGAATAAGCGTCAGGTTCGCGTATGA
- a CDS encoding UDP-glucose 6-dehydrogenase — MSAATFEKKILCIGAGYVGGPTMAMIAAKCPQYKVTVVDINPDKIKAWQSEDLPIYEPGLLDVVKQARDRNLFFSTDITNNIKEADIIFVSVNTPTKTFGEGAGKSADLQYWEKTARDIMHASESDKVIVEKSTLPVRTAAAMERILRANDKGIHFEIVSNPEFLAEGTAIQDLRNPDRVLIGGRETETGRKARQDIVDIYANWVPGDRILTTNLWSSELSKLVANAFLAQRISSINSISALCEQTEADVTEVSRAIGKDSRIGSKFLNASVGFGGSCFKKDILNLVYIAESYGLYDVAAYWEQVVKMNEYQEHRFVRTMIRALFNTVANKRIALFGFAFKANTGDTRESPAITITRRLIEEHTNVTITDPKAIPNAKLDLQDIQTEIEFEADPYRAAENAHAIAILTEWDEYKHLNYQKIFDSMQKPAFLFDGRNILDREEMFKIGFNMYSIGHPALSHLD, encoded by the coding sequence ATGTCCGCCGCAACATTCGAAAAAAAGATACTCTGTATAGGCGCGGGTTATGTGGGCGGCCCCACCATGGCAATGATCGCGGCAAAATGCCCGCAGTACAAAGTCACAGTTGTAGATATCAATCCGGATAAAATTAAAGCCTGGCAGTCGGAGGACTTGCCGATCTATGAACCCGGTTTGCTGGATGTCGTTAAACAGGCGCGCGACCGCAATCTGTTTTTTTCCACTGACATTACGAATAATATCAAAGAAGCTGATATTATTTTTGTATCGGTCAACACACCCACAAAAACTTTTGGAGAAGGAGCGGGAAAAAGTGCGGACCTGCAATACTGGGAAAAAACAGCCCGCGATATTATGCACGCATCCGAATCAGACAAAGTCATCGTCGAAAAGAGCACGCTGCCCGTGCGTACAGCAGCGGCGATGGAACGGATTCTGCGCGCCAATGACAAGGGCATTCATTTCGAAATCGTATCCAATCCTGAATTTCTGGCCGAAGGCACTGCGATCCAGGACCTAAGAAACCCGGACCGCGTCCTCATCGGAGGCCGGGAAACCGAAACAGGCAGAAAAGCCAGACAGGACATTGTTGATATATACGCAAACTGGGTACCCGGAGACCGAATCCTGACAACCAATTTATGGAGTTCCGAGCTTTCCAAGCTCGTGGCCAACGCATTTCTGGCCCAGCGAATTTCTTCGATCAATTCCATATCCGCCCTGTGTGAACAAACCGAAGCAGACGTGACCGAGGTATCGCGGGCCATCGGCAAAGACAGCCGCATCGGCAGCAAATTTTTGAACGCCAGCGTGGGATTCGGAGGCAGCTGTTTCAAAAAAGATATTTTAAATCTGGTCTACATTGCAGAATCCTATGGTCTCTATGACGTGGCCGCCTACTGGGAACAGGTGGTCAAGATGAACGAGTATCAGGAACACCGGTTTGTGCGCACCATGATCCGGGCATTGTTCAACACCGTGGCCAACAAACGCATCGCTCTGTTTGGGTTCGCATTCAAAGCCAATACCGGAGATACCCGTGAATCCCCGGCCATAACCATCACACGCCGACTGATTGAAGAACATACCAATGTGACCATTACCGATCCCAAAGCCATTCCGAACGCCAAACTTGACCTGCAGGACATTCAGACTGAAATTGAATTTGAAGCAGATCCCTATCGGGCTGCCGAAAATGCGCATGCTATTGCAATCCTGACAGAGTGGGATGAATATAAACACCTGAATTATCAAAAAATCTTTGACAGTATGCAAAAGCCCGCATTTCTGTTTGACGGCCGCAATATCCTGGACCGGGAAGAGATGTTTAAAATCGGATTTAATATGTACAGTATCGGCCATCCGGCCCTGTCGCATCTCGATTAA
- a CDS encoding DEAD/DEAH box helicase, translating into MTEEPLWLFRNNSLYKVRNQQNASLFLPFTKKKFELSIPRREFLSFLEKMYGTISKTTYLQLPDSLVMRVIQSFNRKRILLKESAYSLECSLELKYDHHTINYSNPETVLYRQDTDGMVKIIRNPEQENQAVQQLTDTGIRHRKNGSFRIGDSRALDWLFNAVPALSKQDFEITGRERLKRYKFRFGSPSVRIAVNSQIDWFDLNLDIKIDGVTLPIPELAKAIRQNTRYVKLADKSLAQLPDDWFQRFRHLFHFSQLDQEKIRVKEFHVTLIDALFEKEARMQTDAHYRQSLNKLHNFQGVEHKELPKSLRAVMRPYQKAGYDWLYFLKSYSFGGCLADDMGLGKTLQTLALLLNEKQHGSHIPSLIVCPTSVVFNWEAECQKFTPALSILTHTGLKRGRSTEIFNDYDIVLTTYGIMRRDIAFLREFRFHYIILDESQKIKNPMSQTAKASRLLNGQNRLVLTGTPVENNTIELWSQFSFLNPGLLGDLSFYKREFTVPIEKDKKESPTVLLRDIIYPFILRRTKESVARELPPKSEQTYYCAMNPEQEKLYARWKNHYRALILNKIEADGLEKAHMNVLEGLVKLRQIACHPQLVEPSVEEDSGKLEYLMEIIEEILSENHKILLFSQFVKMLRLLRKRLDHLNIPYAYLDGHTSNRKQVVDRFQTDKNVKIFLISLKAGGVGLNLTAADYVIHYDPWWNPAVEVQATDRAHRIGQKNRVFVYRLITKNSVEEKMLNLQARKKKLVSDLITTDTTFFKSLTAQDIKVLFE; encoded by the coding sequence CTGACTGAAGAACCGCTCTGGCTTTTCAGGAACAACTCGCTCTACAAAGTCAGGAATCAGCAAAATGCATCGTTGTTTCTGCCGTTCACCAAAAAGAAATTCGAGCTCAGCATTCCCCGCCGGGAATTTTTAAGCTTTTTGGAAAAAATGTACGGGACGATCAGCAAAACAACTTATTTGCAGCTTCCGGATTCGTTGGTCATGCGGGTCATCCAATCCTTCAACCGCAAACGCATTTTATTAAAAGAAAGTGCGTATTCATTAGAATGTTCATTGGAACTAAAGTATGATCATCATACGATTAATTACTCCAACCCTGAAACCGTGCTGTACCGACAGGACACCGATGGTATGGTAAAAATTATTAGAAATCCTGAACAGGAAAATCAGGCGGTGCAGCAACTTACCGACACAGGTATTCGGCATAGAAAAAACGGATCGTTCCGCATTGGTGATTCCAGAGCGCTTGATTGGTTGTTCAATGCGGTGCCGGCTTTGTCAAAACAGGACTTTGAAATAACCGGTCGTGAACGCCTGAAACGTTACAAATTCCGGTTCGGCAGTCCAAGTGTCCGCATTGCCGTTAATTCACAAATCGACTGGTTTGATCTCAATCTTGACATCAAAATCGACGGTGTTACATTACCGATCCCGGAACTGGCCAAAGCCATTCGGCAAAATACCCGGTATGTCAAACTTGCGGATAAATCTCTGGCCCAACTACCGGACGACTGGTTCCAGCGTTTTCGGCATCTCTTTCATTTTTCACAGCTGGATCAGGAAAAAATCAGGGTTAAGGAATTTCATGTCACCTTGATTGATGCGTTGTTCGAGAAAGAAGCCCGAATGCAGACAGATGCGCATTACCGTCAAAGTCTGAATAAACTGCACAACTTTCAGGGCGTTGAACACAAAGAATTACCGAAAAGCCTGCGTGCTGTGATGCGGCCCTATCAAAAAGCCGGATATGACTGGCTGTATTTTCTCAAATCCTATTCATTCGGCGGCTGTCTGGCCGATGATATGGGACTGGGGAAAACTTTGCAAACCCTGGCTTTGCTTTTAAATGAAAAACAGCATGGCAGCCATATCCCGAGTTTGATCGTATGCCCCACGTCCGTCGTCTTTAACTGGGAAGCCGAATGCCAGAAATTCACACCGGCTTTGAGTATTTTAACTCACACCGGTCTTAAACGCGGACGCTCCACAGAGATTTTTAATGATTATGATATCGTTCTGACAACCTATGGTATTATGCGCCGTGATATTGCCTTTCTCCGCGAATTCCGGTTTCACTATATCATTCTTGACGAGTCGCAAAAAATCAAAAACCCAATGTCCCAGACCGCCAAGGCCAGCCGACTGTTGAACGGTCAAAACAGGCTGGTCCTGACCGGCACACCTGTTGAAAACAATACCATAGAGCTGTGGTCGCAATTTTCATTTCTAAACCCCGGATTACTGGGAGACCTTTCCTTTTATAAACGCGAATTTACCGTTCCCATTGAAAAAGACAAAAAAGAATCGCCCACCGTTCTGCTGCGGGATATCATTTATCCATTCATTTTACGGCGAACCAAGGAAAGTGTGGCTCGGGAATTACCGCCGAAATCGGAACAGACCTATTATTGCGCCATGAATCCGGAGCAGGAGAAACTCTATGCCCGCTGGAAAAATCATTACAGGGCCTTGATCCTCAACAAAATAGAAGCAGACGGACTGGAAAAGGCACACATGAATGTTTTGGAAGGTCTGGTGAAACTCCGACAAATCGCCTGTCACCCGCAGCTTGTGGAACCGTCAGTGGAAGAAGATTCGGGCAAACTGGAATATTTGATGGAAATTATTGAAGAGATTCTTTCAGAAAATCACAAAATACTGTTGTTCTCTCAATTTGTCAAAATGCTGCGTCTTTTACGCAAACGTCTGGATCATTTGAATATTCCTTATGCATATCTGGATGGACATACCAGCAATCGCAAACAGGTGGTGGATCGTTTTCAGACTGATAAAAATGTAAAAATTTTCCTCATCAGCTTAAAAGCCGGGGGAGTCGGCTTGAATCTGACAGCAGCGGATTATGTCATTCATTACGATCCCTGGTGGAATCCCGCGGTCGAGGTCCAGGCCACAGACAGAGCGCACCGGATCGGACAAAAAAACCGGGTGTTTGTTTACAGACTGATCACCAAAAACTCGGTTGAAGAAAAAATGCTGAATCTACAGGCGCGTAAAAAGAAACTGGTTTCCGACCTGATCACCACAGACACGACCTTTTTTAAATCCCTGACTGCCCAAGATATTAAAGTTCTGTTTGAATAA
- a CDS encoding radical SAM protein, whose product MIPPLLLHYYITLRCNCQCTFCDIQKPVDADYSDIVQNLRHGRDMHIPFVDFTGGEPLLHPQLPDMLEQAQHLGYRTSVTTNALLYPERAEELKGLINFFHISLDSLDPAQHNSIRGRPVYDRVMQSLDTAVRLGEQPDILYTVTPQTIGQLDAMVRFAQQLRLVLILNPVFTRSKLEPEHLAKLERYAASPFIYVNKAFHHLRRNGGNQIQSPRCRVMDAAVVISPDNKLLLPCFHYAQTALPITGPLAALRQQPEWKYYQKNQGRLSVCQGCDLNCYFDPSFHYQFDIFFLESIVAKMRYTYHKRKPPVKTASALLIAEHCRKKA is encoded by the coding sequence ATGATCCCACCGTTGCTCTTACATTATTATATCACACTTCGCTGCAATTGTCAGTGTACGTTTTGTGATATCCAAAAACCGGTTGATGCCGATTATTCTGATATTGTCCAAAATCTGCGCCATGGACGCGATATGCATATACCGTTTGTTGATTTCACCGGCGGTGAACCACTGCTGCACCCTCAATTGCCTGACATGCTGGAACAAGCGCAACATCTGGGATATAGAACCAGCGTAACCACCAATGCACTGCTCTATCCGGAACGGGCAGAGGAACTAAAGGGGTTAATCAATTTTTTTCATATTTCTCTGGACTCGCTCGATCCGGCACAGCACAACAGCATCCGGGGACGTCCTGTGTACGACCGGGTTATGCAAAGCCTGGACACAGCGGTTCGTTTGGGAGAACAGCCGGATATTTTATATACAGTTACACCACAAACTATCGGACAACTTGATGCCATGGTCCGGTTTGCGCAGCAACTGCGGCTCGTTCTGATCCTCAACCCGGTTTTTACACGCTCTAAACTAGAGCCCGAACACCTTGCAAAGCTCGAACGCTATGCCGCCTCCCCGTTTATTTATGTCAACAAAGCCTTTCACCACCTGCGCCGCAATGGTGGAAATCAAATTCAGTCACCCCGCTGCCGCGTCATGGACGCCGCAGTTGTGATATCTCCGGACAATAAACTGCTCCTGCCCTGTTTTCATTATGCCCAAACCGCTCTTCCCATCACCGGACCGCTGGCGGCACTGAGACAGCAGCCGGAATGGAAATACTATCAAAAGAATCAAGGCAGATTATCCGTCTGTCAGGGATGTGATTTGAACTGCTATTTCGATCCGTCATTTCATTATCAATTCGACATATTTTTTCTGGAAAGTATTGTTGCCAAAATGCGTTACACCTATCATAAACGAAAACCCCCTGTAAAAACAGCGTCCGCACTTTTAATTGCTGAACACTGTCGAAAAAAAGCTTGA